The Manis pentadactyla isolate mManPen7 chromosome 12, mManPen7.hap1, whole genome shotgun sequence genome contains the following window.
TGGTTGTTCCATCTCAAAGGCAACTTTCAGAGCATTCCTCTTTTGTGAGTCGTGCTGTGCTGGGCATGGAGAAAGCATGCTCCTTGCTCTCTCTGGCCTCTCTGGTGTGAAAGTTCTCATGCTAAACTTACAAGATGTAGTTAAAGGATCACCAAAACTGCAGTACTCTTGAGGCCTTTCTTCTGTGTGAACTTTCATATGTCAAGGAAAGTGGGAGCATCTTCTGTATGCTCTCCCACATTTGCTAAACATGTAAGGTCTTGCTCTGGTGTTATGTCTCCGGTGTATACTGAAGCTGGAGTTGCCACCAAAGAATTTCCCTCATTCACATTACCTGTAGACCTTGCTGTGCTGTGAACTTTCTTGTGTTGAGTAAGCTGGTGCTTACTGGGGTAGGTTTTCCCACATTCATTGCACTGATAAGGCCTTGTTCCACTGTGAATTCTATTATGTATTTTCAAGTAGGAACGTTGGCTAAAGTTTTTCCAGCATTTATCACACAGATAAGACCTTTCTCTAGTGAGGATTTTCCCATGGTCAGCAAGACTATCTTTATGGAGAAAGGCCTTCCCACAGCTGCTGCACATGAAAGGCCTTTCTCCACTGTGGGTTTTCTGGTGCTGCTTAAGTGTATTTTTGTGGCCAAAAGCTTTCCCACATTCACTCCACTCATAAGGTTTTGCTCCAGTATGACATCTCCAGTGCTGAACAAGGTGGTATTTTCTGCTGAAAGTTTTCCCACATTCAGCATACTCATTAAGCGTTAATCCCACGTGAGATGCCTGGTGTATTCTGGGGCTGGAGTTGAAGCTAAAACATTCCCCATGGTTATTGGACTTAGAAGTTGTTGCTTTGCTATGAGTTTTCTCATGTACCAAAAAGTAGGAGCTATAGCTAAATAATTCCCCACATGCAGTGCACTTACAGGACTTTTCTTCTGTGTGTACTTTCTTGTGCCGAACACATTTTTCTTTgttgctgaaagcttccccacATTCACTGCACTTGTAATCCCCTTGTCCTGTGTGAAAGGCCTCATCACATGCAGTGCTCCTGCGTGGCTTCTCCCCATTGTGAATGGCATTGTGTGGGACAAATTCAGAGTTGACCAAGCCCTCCCCATCCTCCTGTAAAGTGCAGGCCTTCTCTGATATGTGGCTTTGGCTGCTCTTCACAGAGGAGGCCTGGCCCTTTCCCATTCAAGATAGTGTCTCTTCATTCTGCAGCCTCCAGCTCTGGACAAGGTTTTCAGTGACCCAGAGGGTTCTCCCACATGACTTACATGGGTATGGTTGCTGCTCGGGGGATGTTACCTGCTCTCTAGTCAGGTGCAAGATGTCCTTCAAGATAGGGTCACACATGTCACAAGGGTGGCTCTTTTGGATGGAAGAACCTACCTTGAGAGTTCGTACCTGtgacactctcacagaaacaccctGCTCAGAAGATGCATCTTTATCCTTTATGTTATGACAACCACCAGGGCCAGGGCTCTCTGGGATTATCTCTGCCATGGGTAGAGCTATGTCTACCATGCCAGGAGCTTGGGGAACTCTTGGTGGCTCAGGTTGGGGAATTAAGTGGTATCTGGGAAGTGCAAGTCCCTGTAAGGTCTCCAGTAGAACGATCTCCAGCATCACAGCATAGTACAGGTGTTGCCCAGCAGCATCAAGTAGCTCCCATTCCTCTGGGGAGAAGTATATGCACTCATCTTCAAAAGTCACAATGTGCTGGTTGGCGTCATTCTGAGCTCCTGCCTCTGCCATTATCACAGCACAGTTAACAAGGCCTCGAGAGATGCCGCCTGGAGAGAGGCTGGAAAACATGAGCATGAGCCCATCTACACCACAGTCAGAAACACCAAGGCTCACACAAAGTTGGAGAAGGACATCAAGGCTCCTACAAGGCACAAAAGTAGGTCTCAAGCTCGAAAAAGTACTCTGCTTCCTGTGGAAGAACTGGCAGAGAAACAGCCTCTACCTGGCACTCCTGTCATGGTCTCAGGTGTGAACTGGAACCAAAATGACAGAGATGGGAAGTCGCCCCTGGGGGccgtcttaaatatttttttcttaaacaggaATAGcatgtttcctttaatgtgaaaGAGGAAGGGAGGCTTCGGTTGGCAAAGATGACTTGAAGAAACTTCAAAGTTAATAGCTTTCAAGTTCATTCAAATCCAACCAAATGTCTCCATTCCTAATTTCATAGTCCTGCATTCAGTCTCACATGCAGTTGATAGTAAGTGTTGatattatgaattttttaatcCATCTCTTTCTTGCTATAAAGGGTagttaataatatttttcttgttttcttgtgTTTATCTTGTTTTAGGCACTGTTGAATTCTCTTTAGTTGTAATTGTCAGTTGATTTTCTTGGATTGGCTATATAGATAACCATATCCTCtacaaagaatatttattttgtgctttCCAAGTTTTACCATCCATTTTCCACAATGTTATTATTTTGTCTCTCATCTTGCTGCAGTGGCTAGAACTGTTAGAATAATGTTGATTAGCAGTGGTGATAAAAaagatgactttaaaaaaaattctgagctTAATGTAAATTATTCTAGACTTTTCACCTTATACCATGAATATATTAGGTATCTGGTAGAAACATTAGTGAAAATTGTTtgccaatattaaaaaaaatgatgatTGCTTGGTATCATTCAATGATATATTGGCATATATTCACTTGATCATATATCTTTTCTCATTTAGATAATTTTAGCAAATTAACTTTGTTGgtaaattttctttaattgtgCTATCTTGCAGTTTTGAAACTAAACTGTTCACCATGATGTCACTATTACAATGAACTGTTTATTGTGACTTGCTTATATTGTATTTAGAATTTTTGCTTCTgaggagagaggattaaagatggcggtgtgagaggagagatagGCTTCCTCCTAGAACCGTATACAATTAGAACATATAGTTGGTGTAACTATcctgagagcaacaggaaagaggacgtgtcagactgcacacacctggagaaaagagcagacctcatggaacagggtaacttaccaaagctgtggcccagcgggacccaagcccatcccccaccccagctcatgggtaggaggaagagaaacggagcagggagggagtggaaatcTGGGATGCTGAACACCttgctccagagatctgctctgggagcacaaacctacatttcatggtgctttcctgATACTCGTGATTACaggattggaaagctaatacaggcagaattcctggagagactgagattccagccacctgtggaaagcagggatccatatccggctgctcggggacaaaagcttatatctgtgtgctaggcccactggttcagaatttttgcttttatgtttataaatgtgACTAATATGCATTTTTACTTccttatacttttctgtcttggGGGCCACAGTGATTGCTAAACTCAGAAAATAAGGAATgatctataatatatatattagagcaatttttttttggttgcaaaaatacatatatttttaattttattttggtatcattaatctacaattacatgaaggacattatgttcactaggctgcccccctcaccaagtcccctccacatacccgttcacagtcactgtccatcaacatagtaagatgctgtaaaataactacttgtcttatctgtgttgcacagccctccccgtggcttccccccactatacatgttaatagtaatgccccctttcttttttcccgcccttatccctcccttcccatctgtCTTCCtgagtacctttccctttggtaactgttagtccattcttgggttctgtgcttctgctgctgttttgttccttcagttttcctttgttcttatactccacatatgagtgaaatcatttggtacttgtctttctccgcctggcttctttcactgagcataataccctctagctccatccatgttgttgcaaatggtaggatctgtttttttcttatagctgagtaatattccattgtgtatatgtaccacatcttctttatccattcatctactgatggacatttacgttgcttccatatcttggctattgtaaatagtgcagcgataaatataggggtgcatctgtctttttcaaactggagtgctgcattcttagggtaaattcctagaaggggaattcctgggtcaaattatatttctattttgagcattttgaggaacctccatactactttccacaatggttgaactaatttaaattcccaccagcagtgtaggaaggttcccctttctccacaacctcgccaacatttgttgttgtttgtcttttggatggtagccatccttactggtgtgagatgatatctcattgtggttttaatttgcatttctctgatgacaagtgatgtggtgcatcttttcatgtgtctgttggccatcggaatttcttctttagagaactgtctattcagctcctctgcccatttttaattggattatttgtttttgtttgttgaggtgtgtgagctctttatatattttggatgtcaa
Protein-coding sequences here:
- the LOC130679782 gene encoding zinc finger protein 773-like — protein: MGKGQASSVKSSQSHISEKACTLQEDGEGLVNSEFVPHNAIHNGEKPRRSTACDEAFHTGQGDYKCSECGEAFSNKEKCVRHKKVHTEEKSCKCTACGELFSYSSYFLVHEKTHSKATTSKSNNHGECFSFNSSPRIHQASHVGLTLNEYAECGKTFSRKYHLVQHWRCHTGAKPYEWSECGKAFGHKNTLKQHQKTHSGERPFMCSSCGKAFLHKDSLADHGKILTRERSYLCDKCWKNFSQRSYLKIHNRIHSGTRPYQCNECGKTYPSKHQLTQHKKVHSTARSTGNVNEGNSLVATPASVYTGDITPEQDLTCLANVGEHTEDAPTFLDI